The Horticoccus luteus DNA window CGCCCGTGCCCGTCGTCGATATCGCCCGCGATAGCTGGACCGCCGGCGGCGCCGCCAACGTCGCCCTCAACATCGCTTCGCTCGGCGCCCAATGCACCCTCGCAGGCTACATCGGCCGCGACGAAGCCGGTGATCGCCTCGGCGAAATTCTCCGCACCCACCGCATCGCCCACGTCAACACCCCCGGCACCGCGCCCACCATCGTGAAGACGCGCGTCCTCGTGCAGCATCAACAACTCTGCCGCCTCGATCGCGAAGCCGCCCCGCCTGCCTACGCCGTCAACGCCCCCGACGCCGCCACCATTTTCGGCGCCGCCATCCAAGCGTGCGATGCCGTCGTCCTCTCCGATTACGCCAAAGGCATTCTCAGCAACGAACTCGTCGCGCGCGTCACCAAACTCGCCCGCCGCGCCGGCAAACTCGTCGCGCTCGACCCCAAGCCGCGCCGCCAGCTCGCCTTTCGCGATCTCGATCTCATCACGCCCAACAAACGCGAAGCGCTCCAACTCGCCGGCCTCGAGCCCGTCCCGCACGCGCCCTTTCCCGCCGCCGAAGTCTGCGCCCGCCTGCATAAACTCTACGCGACCAAATACCTCGTCATCACCCTCGGTGAAGACGGCATGCTCCTGAGCTCGGGCGGCAAGGTCATCAAAATCATTCCCACCGCCGCGCGCGAAGTGTTCGACGTGTCCGGCGCCGGCGACACCGCCCTCGCCGGCCTCGTGCTCGGCCTCGCCGCCGGGGCGAGTCTGGAAAACGCCACGCACTTCGCCAACGCCGCCGCCGGGGTCGTCGTCGGCAAACTCGGCACCGCCACCGTGACGCCCGAGGAACTGGTCGCTTACGTGAACCAACGGTGACCGCCTCCGTTCCGCCGCCCTCGCGCCGCGCCCTCTTTCTCGACCGCGACGGCACGCTGATCATCGACAAGGTTTACCTCGCCGACCCCGCCGGCGTGGAACTCATCGCCGGCACTGCCGACGCCCTTCGCCGCGCGCGCGAGCTCGGTTACCTGCTCTTCCTTTTCACCAACCAATCCGGCATCGGCCGCGGCCTGCACACGCTGGAACACACGCTGCGCGTCAACGCCCGCCTCGAAGAACTCCTCGGCCTGCCGCCGCCGCTGTTCACCGATATCTGCATCGCACCTGAAGCGCCCGGCCAGCCCGTCGTTTACCGCAAACCCTCGCCGCGTTTCATCCTTGAATCGCTCGCGAAACACGCGCTCGACCCGCAGCAGTGCTGGATGATCGGCGATTCCGCCGCCGACCTCGGCGCCGGCCTCGCTGCCGGCATCAACGTCGCCGCCGTGCAAACCGGCAAAGTCGACCCGCGCACGCTCCCTCTCGTCGCCGAGCGCGCGCTCCCCGTCTTCCCCACCTTCGCCCACTTCGCCGCCACGCTCCGGTGAGCCCGCGCATGGAAGGTCCCACCATTTCGCTCGTCCCGCTCTCGCTCGACCACGTCAGCGATTTTCTCCGTTACTCCGCCGATCCCACGTTGTGGACATGGTGGCTGCGTCCGCCGCCGATCGATGCCGCGACCATGCGCGCCGAAGTCACCCTCGCACTCGAACAGGCGGCGACTGGCGCCCGCCAACCGTATTCCATTTTCCATCGCACCCGTGGAGAACACATCGGCAGCACCTCGTTCTGGCACCACGATGCCGCCCGCCGCACCGTCGAAATCGGCTCCACGTGGCTGGCCACTCCGTTCCACGGCACCGGCATCAATCGCGAATGCAAGGAACTCCTCCTGCGCCACGCGTTCACCGAGCTCGGCGTCGCGCACGTCATGCTGCAAACCGACGAACTCAACCACCGCTCGCGTCGCGCCATCGAAAAACTCGGCGCCACATTCGACCACGTGCGTCCCCACGACAAGACCACGTGGAATGGCCGCGTTCGCTCCTCCGTGATCTACATCTTGTCCGCTCCGCCCGCGCCCTCCACCTCCTCCGCCCCGGCGTGACCATCGCTCCACCGTCCCGCCATGCCCGAACTCGCCGAGGTTGAATTCTTCCGCAAACGCTGGAGCGTCGCCGAGGGCGAACGCATCGCCGCCGTCTTCACGCATCCGCGCGCCAAAATATTTCGCGGCACCGATCCCGCCGCGCTCGCCCGCGAACTCCCCGGTGCACGTCTCCTCGACTCCGCCGCCGCGGCGAAACAGATGCTGTTCCATTTCAACGGCGACCGCTGGCTCGGCGTGCACCTCGGCATGAGCGGCGAACTGCGCGTGGAAACCTCCGCTTACGTCCCCGCCAAACACGATCATCTCGTCCTGCGCACCGCGCAGCGCGCCCTCGTGTTCGCCGATCCACGCATGTTCGGCCGCGTCGATTTCCACCTCGGCGCCGGGCCACCCGCGTGGTGGACGAAGATCGCTCCGCCCCTCCTCTCGCGCGCCTTCACCGCCGCTGCCGTCGCCGCGTTTCTCCGCCGCCGTCGTCGCGCGCCCATCAAAGCGGTCCTCCTCATGCAGGAACGCTTTCCCGGCATCGGCAACTGGATGGCCGACGAAATCCTCTGGCGCGCGGCCATTCATCCGCAACGCCTCGCCGGTTCGCTCACCGCCGCCGAAGTGCGCACGCTCTGGCGCGAATGCCGCCAGGTCGCGCGACTCGCGCTGCGCACGATCGCCGGCGTCGGCGGCAAGCTCCCGCCCGACCTCAACGTCCACATCCCGCGCACCTGGCTTTTCTGGCACCGCTGGGAAGACGGCGGCCTCTGCCCGATCACCAAAAAACCGCTCGTCCGGGAGGAAGTCGGCGGCCGCACCACGTGCTGGTCCCCCGCCCGCCAAAAACTGCATCCGCGCCGCTGACGTCCGCCGCTCACGTCCGTTTGCCGCCGACGCCATACTTCTGCCGATACGCGCGCGGCGTCAGCCCCGCATACTTGGAAAACGCCCGACTGAAGTGCGCCGCATCCGCGAAGCCCAACGCCAGCGCCACTTCCGTCACCGTCCGGCTGCCGTCGAGCAGACGCGCACTCGCCTGCTGCACCCGGCGGCGTTGATAGTATTCCAGCGGCGAAAACCCCGTCGCCTCGCGAAACAGCCGGCTCGCATGATCCGCCGACACCGGCCACGTGCGCAGCACCGACGGCAGGTCGAACCGCCCGTTGTGCTCCACCACCGCGTCAATGTCGTTCAACACCGCGCGCACCGCCGTGGAAAACTCGTCGCCCGGCACCGCCGCCGCGCGTGCGAGCCGCACGAGCAACTTCAAAAACGCCGTTCGCACAAACAGCGGTGAAGGACAGGACGCCGCCAATTCCTCCCGGATCTCCGTCAACTCCACCGTCACGGCCGCCGCCGTCGACGCCCCCAGCTCGAAGACCGTCGGCCGCGTCGCCCACTCCCGCCGAAACAACGCCTGCGCCAGAAAGAGCGGCACCAAACCGCGTTCGCTGCCGTGCGCGCTCAGGCCCGCCGCCAGCCATTCCGCAAGATAGTAAACGTTGATCACCTGCACGTCTTTCGCGCTCCAAAACGCGTGCACGCCTCCCGGCGGCACGACGACGACCGAACCCGGCCGCAACCGCTGCCGCCCCGCCGCCACTTCGTGCTCCACCCGGCCGCGCACCATGAGGCAAATCTCGTAATAGTCGTGATCGTGCGGGGCGATGTCGGCGTTGATCGCCAACGGCTCCACGTTCAACGGCCGCGTGGCGCTGAGCTGCACCGTCTGTTGAGTGATCGTGAAGCGCGCCTTGATGCCCGGAAACGTTCAAGTTTTTCCCCGCCGCATGCAAGCGCCGACCCCGCCCTTGTGCTATCTTCCCGCCACCATGAACGATCGTTATCCCCTCACTGACGAGCAAATCGCCGCCTACCGGCGCGACGGATTTATTCAACTCGACGCCGTTGTCTCGCCGGCGGAACTCACCGAGCTGCGCGAGGCGGTGGAGTCCGCCGTGCGCGAGGAGTCGCGCGATCAGGACCCCAATCGCCCGAAGAACAGCTACGAACAGATTTTTATTCAGAAGGTGAATCTCTGGCGTCGTCATCCCTCGGTCGCGAAGTTTGTCCTCCTGCGTCGTTTCGGCGACATCGCCGCCCGCCTCATGGGCGCGCCCGCGCGCATCTGGCACGATCAGGCCTTGTTCAAGGAACCGCGCACCGGTGCCAACACGCCGTGGCATCAGGACACCGTTTACTGGCCCCACGAGCCCAAGGAACTCCAGACCACGCTGTGGTTGGCGCTCAAGGACACCACCATCCAAAACGGCTGCATGTCGTTTCTTCCCGGCACGCACAAACTGCGCGGCATCGAACCGGTCAACCTCGCCGAGCCGCAGGAGCTGTATAAAGTCGCCCCGCAGACCCGCGGTCTTAAACCCGTGGCCTGTCCCCTCAAGGCCGGCTCCTGCACGTTTCACAACGGCCTCACTTTCCACTACGCCGGCCCCAACCGCTCCGACGACATGCGCGAGGCGATCGCGATCATCTACATGCCGGACCACACCACTTACACCGGCGCCGATCACATGGTCACCAATAACCAAGGCTTCAAGGTCGGCGATCCGCTCGAGAGCGAACTCTTCCCGCCCGTATCCGCTTAATTGCCCGGCGCGCCCGACCGCGCGCCGCCGCATCCTTGCACCCGGCCGGTGGCATGCATTGAGTCACCGCCGGATGCCGTCGAAACTTCGCCTCGATGAACTGCTCGTCTCCCGCGGGCTCGCCGAATCGCGCACGCAAGCCAAGGCCTTGATCATGGCCGGCCGCGTGCTCCACGGCACGGAGCGCCTCGACAAACCCGGCAAAGAATTCGCGACCGACCTCGCCGTGTCCGTCGAGCAGCCCCCGCGGTTCGTTTCCCGCGGCGGTGAAAAACTCGCCGCGGCCGTGCAGCACTTCGCCCTCGACCTGCGCGGCGCCCACGTGCTCGACGTCGGTGCCTCGACCGGCGGATTCACCGACTGCGCGCTCCAGGCCGGCGCCGCGGATGTCGTTTGCGTCGATGTCGGTCGCGCGCAGTTGCACGCCCGGCTTCGGGCCGATCCGCGCGTCACGAATTTCGAAAAAATCAACGCCCGTCATCTCGCGCCCGGCGATCTGCCCCGCGCGGAATTCGACGCCATCGTGATGGACCTGTCGTTCATCTCCCTCACCGCCGTGCTCCCCGCCGTGTGGCCGTTCTTGCGGACCACCGGCACCCTCGTAGCGCTCGTCAAACCCCAGTTCGAGGCCGGCAAAGCCGAAGTCGACCGCGGGCGGGGCGTGATCCGCGACGCAGCCGTGCAGGCCGCGGCACTCGCCCGGGTCCGCGAGTTTGCCCTCGGCCACCTCCGCGGCGCGCAGTTGCTCGGCTCGATCGACTCCCCCATCACCGGCGCCGATGGCAACCGCGAGTTTCTCCTCGCCCTGCGTAAAACCTCCCCTTGAGACCGCTGACCCGCTCGCGACTTGGATTAAACCCGTGAACTGTGCATTAATGCTCCTCCCCGCATGAAGCCCATCCGCAGACTCGCGTTCGTCGTCAACACCGACAAAGCCGGCGCGCCCGAACTCGCCCGCACCCTCGCGCAATGCGCCCGCCATGCCGGCGTGAAGATCAAACAGACCACCCGCTTCCCGCTGCCGAAGGGATATCTCGACGACGTCGATGCCTGTTGCGTGATCGGCGGCGATGGCACGCTGCTCGGCGTCGCCCGCGAATCCGCCCGCCGCCAAGTGCCGATCATCGGCGTCAACCGCGGCAGCCTCGGTTTCCTCACCACCTTTTCCGCCGACGAAGCCCGCGCCCATTTCGACGAATTGCTGCAGGGCTCCTTCCATATCGATCGCCGCTCGATGCTCGTGTGCTCCACCGGTCCGCGCTCGCACGACCTCGCGCTCAACGACGTGTTGATCAAAGACGAGGTCAACTCCCGCATCGTGCGCCTCGCGGTGTTCGCCGATGGCGAACTCGTCACGGAGTATAGCTGCGACGGCCTCATCTTTTCGACCGCGACCGGCTCGACCGCCTACAATCTTTCCGCGGGCGGTCCGATCATCCACCCCTCCGCCGGCGTGATCGCGATGACCCCGATCTGTCCGCACACCTTGAGCAACCGCGCGATTATATTCCGCGAGACCGTGAAACTTCGCGTGCTCAACCGGTCCGAAGGCGCCCGCCTCCTCGTCGCCATGGATGGCCAGCGCAACCTCAAGGTCGGCGTCGGCTCCCCGGTGGAGATTTCCATTGCGGAGCAACGCCTCCCGCTCGCCCAACGCGTCGCTTACTCTCATTTCGCGGTCGTTCGCGAGAAGCTCCAGTGGACGGGCAACCTCGTGGATAACTCCCACTAAACCGCCGGCCGCCTCCCGCCGCCGGCGCGTCCGCGGGGTTCCAAAAAAAAGCCCCGGCGCAAAGCCGGGGCGGAAAAAAGAAAGGCCGCGCAGGGCCGCGTTTTACTTTTCGGTCTGCGGCTGGTCTTCACCCATGGCCGCATCCTTCTTCGCCTTCTTGGCCTCGCGTTCCGCCTTCATCTTGGCCTTGTCGGCCTTCATCGCGGCGCGCTCATCCTTGTCGAGGACGCCATCCTTGTTCGTATCATATTTCGCCAGATCCTTCGCCGAGACCTTGTGGGCCTTTTTGGCTTTCGGCGCATCCGTCGCTTCTTGAGCGTGGAGGGCGGGGACGGTGAAGGCAGCCGCCAGCGACATCGCGCCAACGAGCAGGAGGAGTTTTCGAATGGGTAATTTCATAAGCGGGTGCGACGATGCGAAGTCGCCCTGAAAAATCGAGCTTGTTTATAACGCGCACGTTAACGCCGCGCGGATCGGCTCGATCCGCTTATAGATTGCAAGATCGTCCGGCATCGTTTCCAGCGCCCGTCGGAGCCCGGCGCGGACCGTCGGCTCCGCCGTCACGTGATCGAGCCGGTGCAACGCGATGCGAATCCCAAACACGATTCCGCCCGAGCGCGGCAGGGCGACGAGCGCCTGCTCCTCCACCCGCAGCCACAAGGCATCGAGGCGCACCGGCAGCGCCGGCGCCGGCACCGCCCGAGCCGGATGCAGGTTCAACTCCGCGGTCGCCGCCAGGCCCCAATTCGCCCGCCGCCACGCCACACCCGGTTTTAGACGTTGGAGAAATTGTTGGATCGGGCTCGCGAGCGCCGCATTCAACCCGGGCACCACGCCATGAATCTCATCGAGCGTGCGACCCATTTTCTCCTGCAGCGCCCACCCCGTCGGAAAACACAACGCGCCTCCTTCCAGCCGAAACCGCCCCGCCGCATCGGCGCGTAAAAACAACAGATCGGGCTCCGCGCTCGCGCCCCAGGCGACGATATCCTCCGCCGCATCCGGCCGCGGCAGACGCCACTCGACCGCATTCGCCGCGAACTCCGCCAGCACCACCGCGCCCGCCGCTGTCAGCGCGGCATAACGCGCCGGATCCTCCGCCAGCCAGCGCCGGCGTTCGCGCAACCGCTCGCCACTCGCGTCCTGCAGACCGAAAAATTCCGCCGGTGCTCCGCGCCGGAGCGTGAGGTGAAACCGGAAATCGCCCGCGGGAAACAACTCGGCGAGAGCGACCATCGGCGCGCCTCCGCCCTACGGCCGCACCACGAGCTGCGTGCGCTGCTCACGCCGGAAATACGTCGTCGCGAACGTCGCCAGTTGCGCGATCGTCACCGCATCCACGTGCGCGTCGTAGTTTTTCCAATCGTTGGCCGGCAGGCCCGCGAGCACGTTCACCGCCGCCTGCAGCGCCTTCGCGCCGTTGGTCTGCAAACCTTGCCGCCGCGCCGCCTTCAAACGCGTCTGGCACCGGGCGATTTCCGCCGCTTCGATTCCGCCCGCCGCCATCCGCGCGATCTCCGCCTCGATCTCGCCCAGCACTTCCGCCGCCTTGTCCGGCGCCGTCCCGGCAAAAAAATAAAACATCCCCGCCTCCAACCCGGTCACGCGCGCCGACCGCACAAAATACGCGAGCCCCTTCTCTTCGCGCACACGCTCAAACAATCGCGACGCCATGCCGCTGAACACCTCGTCCGCGACTTCGCTCACATAGAAATCCGCCGCCCGCGCACCCGGCCCCGGAAACGCCTGGAACACCACGGCCTGCTCCCGCGGCTGCTGCTCGACAAAATCCCCCACCGCCGCCGCGCCGTGGAACGCCACGCGCGCTGGCGTGAACGCCCGTTTGGGCAGCGCGTTGAGCAACGCCTTCAGTTTCGGCTTCAACTTCGCCGGCGAAAAATCCCCCGCGATCGACAGCACCGTATTCGGCGCCACGACCAGCGCGCGATGCAGCGCCACCACATCTTTCGTTTGCAACGCCGCCACGCCGGCCGCGTCGCCCTGCGCATCGATCGCCAGCGGATGCGGCCCGAAAAACTTTTCCCGCACCCGTTTGCGCCCGAGTGTCACCACATCATCCGCGTCCTGCTGCAACTCCGCGAGCTGGGCCTCCCGCTCCCGCGCGAACGTCGACGCCTTGAACGCGGGCGTCAGCGCCGCATCGCGCAGCACCGTCAGCGCCCGGTCGATATCCGTCGGCAAGACCTCGACGGCGAGTCCGAAGCTGTTGTTGCCCGAAAACGGATAGAACGAGCCGCCCACCTCTTCGATATAACGCGCCGTCTCCGCCGCGCTGCGGCGCTGCGTATCCTTCGTCAGCAAAGTGGCCAGCAGCCCCGTCGCGCCGCGCCGGCCGGCGTGTTCGTAAAGCGGTCCGCCCCGATGCGCGAGGCGCAGGTGCACATTGGGCAGCCGGGAGTCCGGCTGAAGCAGTAAACGCGCGCCATTGGGCAGCACGATTTCCTCGACGTCCGCCCGCTTCCCTGCCCGTTCGCGGACGACCGCCACCGCCGGTCGCGCCGCCAGCGGATTGAGCGACAGCGTGGTGAGCCGCTCCGGCATCAGGTGCGCGCGCAACACGCGTTTTAATTCCGCCGAGTCGATCTGCGCCAGGCGCGCAAAATACGCGCGACTGAAATCGAGATCGCCCACCACCACTTCCGCCGAACCGAGACGCGACGCCTGCCCCGCCATCGTTTTCCGCGTATTGATTTCGCCCACGACGATCTGCCGCACGGCCTTGCGGATTTGCGCCGGCGTGAACCCCGTGCGCGCCATGCGCCCCAGCTCGCGCTGCACGGCCGCCACCGCCCGGTCGCGATTGCCCGCTTCGCAAGTGAACGAGACGAAAAACAAACCCACGCTCCCGGGATTCCAGCTTTGCGCGTCGATCGTATGCACCAGATTCCCCTGCTCGCGAATGCGTTGCCAGAACACCGAGCTGTCGCCCGCGCCGAGAATCGTCGCCAGCAAATCCAGCGCCGGCGCGTCCGGATGCGTCAGTCCCGGAATCTGCCACGCGAGCGCGCCGCGCGTCAGCTCGACGTCCTCATAAAGGTGCTGGGTGCGTCCCGCGAGTTGCCCCGGCTCGTCGGGCACCAGCACCGGGGCCAGCGCCGCTCGCGGCGCGCTCCCAAAATGCTGCTCCACCATCGCCTGCACGCTCGCCGGCTCGACGTCGCCCACCACCACAACCACGAGATTGTTCGGCACGTAACGGGTGCGGTAATACTCCGTGAGCTGCTCGCGCGTCACCGCCGAAAACACTTCGCGGTGCCCGATGATCGGCTGCCGGTAAGGATGCGCGCGAAAGGCCGTCGCAAACAGCGTTTCCGACAACCGGTTGTCCGGATCGTCCTGCGTCATCGCGATTTCGCGCAAAATCACGTCCCGCTCCCGCGTCACTTCGTCCGCCGGCAGCGTCGAATGCAGCGTCGCATCCGCCAGCAAGTCCACCGCCACCCCCACGTGCTCGCTCGGCAGGTCGATATAATAGACGGTCCGATCGAACGTCGTGTAGGCGTTAATATAACCGCCATGGGCCTGCACGGTCGCAGAAATCTCCCGGCCCGCGCGCCGCTGCGTCCCTTTGAACAACATATGCTCAAGGTAGTGCGAGAGGCCCGCACCCAGCAGCGCGCCTTCGTGCACACTGCCCGTCTTCACCCACACCTGCACCGAGGCCAGCGCCGCGGAGTGGTCCGGCTTCACGATCAACGTGAGGCCATTCGGCAACACCACGCGCGCGACCGGTTCGCGCCAGAATGCATTGAGTAACTTCAGATCCGCGGAGGCTGCAGGCATGGAAAACGGGACGGCGTTATGACGCACTGACGGCCGCCCGTCGACGCTTCGGCAAAAACGGTTTCACGAACGCATCTTCAAACGTGTAGGCGTTCGCAAAATCCTCCCGCCGATCGCTCTCCGTTTTGCTAAACACGTTGTATTCTATAAGATTGAAAACGATCTCGCCAAAATCCGCACACCGCTTCACCCGCCACGCATCCAGCACCGTCTTCGCGAGCGGACCGAACTGATCCAGCGCATACCCGCGAATGCCATCGAGCAGCTCCGGACCCTTTACATGCAACGCCTTGCCTGTCCGCGACGGTTCCTTTTTCTTGATTTCCTTCACCGTATGATCGAGCCCGAGGCGGACGAATTCATACGCCTTCCGGTCAAAGCGCGGATCCTCCTTGCAGATCAACTCGACGATTTCGGCAAATTCCAAGTCTTGCATGTTAAAAGTGGGAAAAGGGATTAGCACACCCCTTCTTCGCACGCAACTCCGCACGCGTCCGCTCCTCTCCGGCAGCACGCGGTTCGCCGCCTAATGACAATTATAAACTCGCCTCGGCTCCGCGTGTTGTAACAAATTTGCCTCAATGATCGCTTCAACGCAAACGAACCATCCCCTGGCGGGAGTTTCTGCTGGCGCCGAGGTCCAGGCGCGAGTGAAGGAAGCATGCGCCCAGCTCAAGATCGCCGGCTTGCGCATCACCCAACCCCGCGTGGCCATCCTCACGGCGCTGGCCGCCCGACGCCATCCCGCCAGCATCGATCAGCTCCACCGCGACTTAAGCAACACATCCTGCGATCTGGTCACGGTTTACCGCTGCCTCGCCGCGTTTGAGGATATCGGCCTCGTCCGCCGCTCTTTTTTCCACAACGGCACCAGCCTGTATGAAATTTCGCTAAATAAACACTCCAGCCGGTATCACGTGGTGTGCAAAAGCACCCGCACCGTTGAAGAAATCGACCCTTCCACCACCGCCGCGCTCGAACAGGCCGTGCAAAAGATCGAAGAACTGCTGCGTGAACGCGGCTACAAGGGCGTGACGCACGTCGTCGAGTTCTTTGGCATTGCCCCCGCGCCCAACCGTCTGGCCGCGGCCGCGCCTCTCGTGCCAGCCGTGCGCTGAGTCTCGCTGTTCTGCCTTCGACCGGGGTCTCGCACCCCGGTTTTTTTGCGCCCTTACGCCTGAGCCCGATCGAAATTCGCCTGCACCGTATCCCAATTCACCACATTCCAAAACGCCTTCACGTAATCCGCGCGGCGGTTTTGATAGTGAATATAATACGCGTGCTCCCAGACATCGAGTCCGAGCAACGGCACCACGCTTTCGCTCAACAGCGAATCCTGATTGGCGGTCGATCGCACGATCAGCTTGCCTTTTTCCGCTCCCAACCACGCCCACCCGCTCCCGAAACGCTTCATCGCCGCGTCGTTAAACGCCGCCTGCAGCGCATCGACTGAACCGAAGCTGCGCTCAATCCCGGCCCGCAGGCTGCCCTTCGGAGACTTCGCGCCCCCCGGCGTGATCACCTGCCAGAACAGCGTGTGGTTCACATGTCCGCCCACATTATTGCGCAAGGCCGTCCGGATCTGCGGCGGCGCGGCGGCGAGTTCGCGCAGGATCTCCGCGGCGGTTTTGCGCTGCCAGGCGGCGTGCCCCTCCAACGCACGGTTGGCGTTGTTCACGTAGCCCTGATGGTGCTTCGTGTAATGGATCTCCATCGTCGTCGCGTCGATGTGCGGCTCCAGCGCATCATACGCAAAACCCAGTGGCGGCAACGCAAACGGCTGCGTCAGCCCCCCGGCCATCGCCCCCCGTCCGGTCTCCGCGCCGCCCGCCCGCAAACGGCCTCGCCCGAGCGCCACCAGCGCCGCCCCGAGGCCCAGCGTTTTCAATACGTCGCGCCGGCTCAGCCCGCGGTTTTCGGAAGAAACGTGCATCATGCCGCGACGCTAAACGCCTCCACGCCGTTCACAACCCTGTGCTGCGGACAAATCAGCGCTTCGCCGCTCCCGCCAACACTCCGCGCGGCGTCCGGCCGGTCACGCGTTTAAAAGCCCGGCTGAACGAAAACGGATCGGCAAATCCCAGCTCCAACGCCACCCCCTTCACCGTCGCCCCCGCCCGCCGCAGCCGCTCCTGCGCCAGCTGCATCCGCTCGCTCAGGATGAACTGCCCCAGCGGCATCCCGCTCTCCGCGCGAAACAACGCCGTCAGATAGTTCGGCGACACATGCACCGCCTGCGCCACCTCCGCGAGCGACAGCGAACGCAGCGAATTCGCCCGCACAAAATCCGCCGCCCGCCCCACCAGCTGCGCCCGCGTATCGACCTGCGCCTCGCCCGACTCCAGCACCCGCCGGTAGAGCGCGAGCGAGATCGTGAGCATCGCCTCGCGCAACCCATCCAACGCCGGCGGCGTCTTCGCCCCCGCCGCCGCCCGCAGCCGCCCCAACCGCGCGCGCGCCTCCCCGGGCAGCGTCGCCAGACTCACCTGCCGCTCAAAAACGAATCCTTCTCCCCGCGCATAGCGCGTTGCGTGCAAACTCGGCTCGCG harbors:
- a CDS encoding NAD(+)/NADH kinase, which encodes MKPIRRLAFVVNTDKAGAPELARTLAQCARHAGVKIKQTTRFPLPKGYLDDVDACCVIGGDGTLLGVARESARRQVPIIGVNRGSLGFLTTFSADEARAHFDELLQGSFHIDRRSMLVCSTGPRSHDLALNDVLIKDEVNSRIVRLAVFADGELVTEYSCDGLIFSTATGSTAYNLSAGGPIIHPSAGVIAMTPICPHTLSNRAIIFRETVKLRVLNRSEGARLLVAMDGQRNLKVGVGSPVEISIAEQRLPLAQRVAYSHFAVVREKLQWTGNLVDNSH
- a CDS encoding heme-dependent oxidative N-demethylase subunit alpha family protein, whose protein sequence is MVALAELFPAGDFRFHLTLRRGAPAEFFGLQDASGERLRERRRWLAEDPARYAALTAAGAVVLAEFAANAVEWRLPRPDAAEDIVAWGASAEPDLLFLRADAAGRFRLEGGALCFPTGWALQEKMGRTLDEIHGVVPGLNAALASPIQQFLQRLKPGVAWRRANWGLAATAELNLHPARAVPAPALPVRLDALWLRVEEQALVALPRSGGIVFGIRIALHRLDHVTAEPTVRAGLRRALETMPDDLAIYKRIEPIRAALTCAL
- a CDS encoding bifunctional heptose 7-phosphate kinase/heptose 1-phosphate adenyltransferase — translated: MKGLPALLKKIARVRILVVGDVMLDHYIWGDATRISPEAPVPVVDIARDSWTAGGAANVALNIASLGAQCTLAGYIGRDEAGDRLGEILRTHRIAHVNTPGTAPTIVKTRVLVQHQQLCRLDREAAPPAYAVNAPDAATIFGAAIQACDAVVLSDYAKGILSNELVARVTKLARRAGKLVALDPKPRRQLAFRDLDLITPNKREALQLAGLEPVPHAPFPAAEVCARLHKLYATKYLVITLGEDGMLLSSGGKVIKIIPTAAREVFDVSGAGDTALAGLVLGLAAGASLENATHFANAAAGVVVGKLGTATVTPEELVAYVNQR
- a CDS encoding AraC family transcriptional regulator, whose amino-acid sequence is MQLSATRPLNVEPLAINADIAPHDHDYYEICLMVRGRVEHEVAAGRQRLRPGSVVVVPPGGVHAFWSAKDVQVINVYYLAEWLAAGLSAHGSERGLVPLFLAQALFRREWATRPTVFELGASTAAAVTVELTEIREELAASCPSPLFVRTAFLKLLVRLARAAAVPGDEFSTAVRAVLNDIDAVVEHNGRFDLPSVLRTWPVSADHASRLFREATGFSPLEYYQRRRVQQASARLLDGSRTVTEVALALGFADAAHFSRAFSKYAGLTPRAYRQKYGVGGKRT
- a CDS encoding Fpg/Nei family DNA glycosylase; translation: MPELAEVEFFRKRWSVAEGERIAAVFTHPRAKIFRGTDPAALARELPGARLLDSAAAAKQMLFHFNGDRWLGVHLGMSGELRVETSAYVPAKHDHLVLRTAQRALVFADPRMFGRVDFHLGAGPPAWWTKIAPPLLSRAFTAAAVAAFLRRRRRAPIKAVLLMQERFPGIGNWMADEILWRAAIHPQRLAGSLTAAEVRTLWRECRQVARLALRTIAGVGGKLPPDLNVHIPRTWLFWHRWEDGGLCPITKKPLVREEVGGRTTCWSPARQKLHPRR
- a CDS encoding phytanoyl-CoA dioxygenase family protein, translating into MQAPTPPLCYLPATMNDRYPLTDEQIAAYRRDGFIQLDAVVSPAELTELREAVESAVREESRDQDPNRPKNSYEQIFIQKVNLWRRHPSVAKFVLLRRFGDIAARLMGAPARIWHDQALFKEPRTGANTPWHQDTVYWPHEPKELQTTLWLALKDTTIQNGCMSFLPGTHKLRGIEPVNLAEPQELYKVAPQTRGLKPVACPLKAGSCTFHNGLTFHYAGPNRSDDMREAIAIIYMPDHTTYTGADHMVTNNQGFKVGDPLESELFPPVSA
- a CDS encoding GNAT family N-acetyltransferase — translated: MEGPTISLVPLSLDHVSDFLRYSADPTLWTWWLRPPPIDAATMRAEVTLALEQAATGARQPYSIFHRTRGEHIGSTSFWHHDAARRTVEIGSTWLATPFHGTGINRECKELLLRHAFTELGVAHVMLQTDELNHRSRRAIEKLGATFDHVRPHDKTTWNGRVRSSVIYILSAPPAPSTSSAPA
- a CDS encoding TlyA family RNA methyltransferase, translated to MPSKLRLDELLVSRGLAESRTQAKALIMAGRVLHGTERLDKPGKEFATDLAVSVEQPPRFVSRGGEKLAAAVQHFALDLRGAHVLDVGASTGGFTDCALQAGAADVVCVDVGRAQLHARLRADPRVTNFEKINARHLAPGDLPRAEFDAIVMDLSFISLTAVLPAVWPFLRTTGTLVALVKPQFEAGKAEVDRGRGVIRDAAVQAAALARVREFALGHLRGAQLLGSIDSPITGADGNREFLLALRKTSP
- a CDS encoding HAD-IIIA family hydrolase; its protein translation is MTASVPPPSRRALFLDRDGTLIIDKVYLADPAGVELIAGTADALRRARELGYLLFLFTNQSGIGRGLHTLEHTLRVNARLEELLGLPPPLFTDICIAPEAPGQPVVYRKPSPRFILESLAKHALDPQQCWMIGDSAADLGAGLAAGINVAAVQTGKVDPRTLPLVAERALPVFPTFAHFAATLR